One Chloroflexota bacterium genomic region harbors:
- a CDS encoding MFS transporter, whose product MKPSSPARCASSSRWSQGSLSSGGSTGGVGAIARGTWMVLPALMMSSLMVLANQSMIGVALPTIRTALNAPIDLVAWVIIIYTLPYVTLMPLYGRLGDGLGKRRLYLIGILIFLSGTVVCALADRMGLLMVGRAIQGVGAAGIVPLSMAIISEIFPADERGRALGTWNSIGPATGMIGPLLGGLIVDHLSWQTIFLPVLLVGLFAPLAVRRWVPVTRGRARPRFLHTFDWGGVALLSMIVAMLLFYISSKPITGREPLRDWRLLVVTLLSLGAFILWEKRLADPFVTLDLFSHRTFILASFCSGVRMFTMSGIIFLMPLYLADVQGLRGVSTGFMLMIHAGALLVTMRLGGQLADRWGSRRPVVYGLSAQAGVMVYLGLLPGDASLAAVVPGLVVHGLGAGLALAPLHRAAMGDVPSAQLGVAAGLYSMIRFGGMVLGTALGSVLLQEALNRGLASAAAYRLVFWFIAGVALWGSLMGSMLREPEPRG is encoded by the coding sequence GTGAAACCTTCGTCACCTGCCCGATGTGCTTCCTCGTCCCGCTGGTCGCAGGGCTCCCTCTCGTCCGGGGGATCGACGGGTGGCGTCGGCGCCATCGCCCGGGGGACGTGGATGGTCCTCCCGGCGCTGATGATGTCCAGCCTCATGGTGCTGGCCAACCAATCGATGATCGGCGTCGCCCTCCCGACGATCCGCACGGCCCTGAATGCCCCGATCGACCTGGTGGCGTGGGTGATCATCATCTACACCCTGCCGTATGTGACGTTGATGCCGCTGTACGGGCGGCTGGGTGATGGCCTGGGCAAGCGGCGATTGTATCTGATCGGGATCCTGATCTTCCTGTCAGGGACGGTCGTCTGCGCTCTGGCGGATAGGATGGGCCTTTTGATGGTGGGACGTGCCATCCAGGGGGTGGGAGCCGCCGGCATTGTGCCCCTCTCGATGGCCATCATCTCGGAGATATTCCCGGCTGATGAGCGAGGAAGGGCGCTGGGGACATGGAACTCCATCGGGCCGGCTACGGGGATGATCGGTCCCCTCCTGGGCGGGTTGATCGTCGATCATCTGAGCTGGCAGACGATCTTTCTCCCCGTGTTGCTCGTCGGGCTCTTCGCCCCGTTGGCCGTGCGGAGGTGGGTGCCGGTCACGCGGGGGCGTGCGCGGCCGCGTTTCCTGCACACCTTTGATTGGGGAGGCGTCGCGCTGCTCAGCATGATCGTGGCGATGCTGCTCTTTTACATCTCCAGCAAGCCCATCACCGGCCGGGAGCCGTTGCGTGATTGGCGGCTGTTGGTGGTGACTTTGCTGTCGCTGGGGGCGTTTATCCTATGGGAGAAGCGGCTGGCTGATCCGTTCGTGACGCTGGATCTCTTTTCCCATCGCACGTTTATCCTGGCGTCGTTCTGCTCCGGCGTGCGCATGTTCACGATGAGCGGGATCATCTTCCTCATGCCGCTTTACCTGGCCGATGTGCAGGGGCTCCGGGGCGTGTCTACCGGGTTCATGTTGATGATCCACGCCGGCGCATTGTTGGTCACCATGCGGCTGGGGGGACAGCTGGCGGATCGGTGGGGAAGCCGTCGCCCGGTCGTGTACGGCCTGTCCGCGCAGGCGGGGGTGATGGTCTATCTGGGATTGCTGCCGGGCGACGCCTCCCTGGCGGCCGTCGTGCCGGGGCTGGTGGTGCATGGGCTGGGGGCCGGACTGGCGTTGGCGCCGCTGCATCGCGCGGCCATGGGGGATGTCCCCTCGGCGCAGCTCGGGGTGGCCGCCGGGCTCTATAGCATGATCCGTTTCGGCGGCATGGTGTTGGGGACGGCCCTGGGCAGCGTCCTCCTTCAGGAGGCGTTGAACCGTGGCCTGGCGTCGGCGGCCGCCTACCGCTTGGTCTTCTGGTTCATCGCGGGGGTGGCGTTATGGGGCAGCCTGATGGGGTCGATGCTGCGGGAGCCGGAGCCTCGAGGATAA
- a CDS encoding tyrosine--tRNA ligase translates to MGLTIDEQMEILMRGVDYGDPQIKERMEEELRERLIESQKTGRPLRVYLGVDPTAPDLHLGHTVPMRKLRQFQDLGHECIFLIGNFTSLIGDPSDKDSARRQMTPEEVEANARTYTEQAFRILDPERTIIRYNAEWLASLTFADIIKLASNFTVQQFLARENFAKRMERGDPIWLHEFMYGLMQGYDAVALKTDVQIGGVDQLFNLLAGRKLQEYFGQRPQVIITLPILVGTDGTLRMSKTTGNAIGINEPPEEMYGKIMSIPDSAMLNYFNLLTRYPPSRIREIEEGLRSGKLHPRDVKMELAREIVSIYHGDEAVGPAEEHFKRVFQQRKLPEDMPEYRLAQPQSVLDVLVGAGLVSSRSEGRRLIRQGGVRLDGQVVQQIDMPITPNGERVLQVGRRRFVRIVSS, encoded by the coding sequence ATGGGACTTACCATCGATGAGCAAATGGAGATCTTGATGCGCGGCGTCGATTATGGCGACCCGCAGATCAAGGAGCGCATGGAGGAGGAGCTACGCGAGCGGCTGATCGAGTCACAGAAGACCGGACGTCCGCTGCGCGTTTACCTGGGAGTGGACCCCACAGCCCCGGATCTGCATCTGGGGCACACCGTTCCGATGCGGAAGCTGCGGCAGTTTCAGGACCTGGGGCATGAGTGTATCTTCCTGATCGGCAACTTCACCAGCCTGATCGGTGATCCCAGCGACAAGGACAGCGCTCGCCGTCAGATGACGCCTGAGGAGGTGGAGGCGAACGCCCGCACGTATACGGAGCAGGCGTTCCGCATCCTGGACCCGGAACGGACCATCATCCGATACAACGCGGAGTGGCTGGCGTCGTTGACCTTCGCCGATATCATCAAGCTGGCGTCCAACTTCACGGTGCAGCAGTTCCTGGCCCGGGAGAACTTCGCCAAGCGCATGGAGCGGGGGGATCCCATCTGGCTGCACGAGTTCATGTACGGCCTGATGCAGGGGTATGACGCGGTCGCGCTGAAGACCGATGTCCAGATCGGAGGCGTGGATCAGCTGTTCAACCTGCTGGCCGGCCGCAAGCTCCAGGAGTACTTCGGGCAGCGCCCCCAGGTGATCATCACGTTGCCCATTCTGGTGGGCACCGATGGCACGCTCCGCATGTCCAAGACCACGGGCAACGCCATCGGCATCAACGAGCCGCCCGAGGAGATGTACGGCAAGATCATGAGCATTCCGGATTCGGCGATGCTCAACTACTTCAATCTGCTCACCCGCTACCCGCCATCGCGCATCCGCGAGATCGAGGAGGGGTTGCGCAGCGGGAAGTTGCACCCTCGCGATGTGAAGATGGAACTGGCCCGGGAGATCGTGAGCATCTACCACGGCGATGAGGCCGTTGGCCCGGCCGAGGAGCACTTCAAGCGGGTGTTCCAGCAGCGCAAGTTGCCGGAGGACATGCCCGAGTATCGATTGGCTCAGCCCCAAAGCGTGCTGGACGTGCTGGTCGGGGCCGGGTTGGTGTCCTCGCGCAGCGAAGGTCGCCGTCTGATCCGACAGGGGGGCGTTCGCCTGGATGGGCAGGTAGTCCAGCAGATCGACATGCCCATCACCCCGAACGGGGAGCGAGTGCTCCAGGTCGGCCGTCGCCGGTTCGTGCGTATCGTCAGCTCCTGA
- the sppA gene encoding signal peptide peptidase SppA → MTATEAQVQPRRRKRWPWVAGAGFVLILLCGLCVMVGLVLAATGQTVTLGPAVALIRVEGVIASGPAPNAWAQGAYSERVIQQLKEADQDDNVKAIVLYINSPGGSVVGSDEIYRALRRVHKPVVASMSEMAASGGYYIACGADYIYANPNTFTGSIGVIATIPNAADLFEKLGIEAVILRSGPRKAEGNIFEKLSPEAREILQRLIDDAFGTFVKVVAEGRGMEEEEVRALADGRVYNGRQALELGLIDALGDLDAAIQKAGEMGGIRGKPRVLEYRRPPSLWEALLSGLGFVPRLQNPWTEALSVPNGPVLEYRYVAP, encoded by the coding sequence ATGACCGCGACCGAGGCTCAGGTTCAACCAAGACGACGAAAGCGCTGGCCGTGGGTGGCCGGGGCCGGCTTCGTCCTCATCCTGTTGTGTGGCCTGTGCGTGATGGTCGGCCTTGTCCTGGCGGCGACGGGCCAGACGGTGACGTTGGGGCCCGCCGTTGCCCTGATCCGTGTCGAGGGGGTTATCGCCAGCGGTCCCGCCCCCAACGCGTGGGCGCAGGGGGCGTACAGCGAGCGCGTGATCCAGCAGTTGAAGGAGGCCGACCAGGACGATAACGTGAAGGCGATCGTGTTGTATATCAACAGCCCGGGCGGCAGCGTGGTGGGCTCCGATGAGATCTATAGGGCGCTGCGCCGGGTGCACAAGCCGGTTGTGGCCTCCATGAGCGAGATGGCGGCATCCGGCGGGTACTACATCGCCTGCGGGGCGGATTACATCTACGCGAATCCCAACACGTTCACCGGGAGCATCGGCGTTATCGCGACCATCCCGAACGCGGCCGATCTGTTCGAGAAGCTGGGGATTGAGGCGGTGATCCTTCGTAGCGGGCCGCGCAAGGCGGAGGGGAACATCTTCGAGAAGCTGAGCCCGGAGGCCCGGGAGATCTTACAGCGCCTGATCGACGACGCGTTCGGCACGTTCGTGAAGGTGGTAGCCGAGGGGCGTGGCATGGAGGAGGAAGAGGTGCGGGCCCTGGCAGACGGCCGGGTGTACAACGGCCGGCAGGCGTTGGAGCTCGGCCTGATCGACGCGCTAGGGGATCTGGACGCGGCCATCCAGAAGGCTGGGGAGATGGGAGGGATTCGCGGCAAGCCTCGCGTCCTGGAGTATCGCCGGCCGCCCAGCCTGTGGGAGGCGTTGCTGTCCGGCCTCGGCTTCGTGCCCCGGCTGCAGAACCCGTGGACCGAGGCGTTGTCGGTGCCCAACGGTCCCGTGCTGGAGTATCGGTACGTGGCGCCGTGA
- a CDS encoding MBL fold metallo-hydrolase: MYIRFLGTGAAEGIPAINCRCEHCTRARTRGGKLARERSAVLFSLPDYELLVDTPPHIGDLLAKHGVERIDGIFLTHEHYDHASGLADFAYWSDRVDLLVEKDLYRRLEHQGLLSGLKKVGFHVVCRQGVAIRFDGFFLTPFAVLHSVPCFGLVIYHEGRKIVHAADSSGQLTNYARRLIRGADLLIASTPFFESDGNHHLDVLGALRWKEELGIRNLILTHINHHNLPHDELVAYVGEYEDVSIAYDGMLIKI; this comes from the coding sequence ATGTACATTCGGTTTCTGGGAACAGGAGCCGCCGAGGGTATCCCGGCCATCAACTGCCGATGCGAGCACTGCACGCGCGCTCGCACGCGCGGCGGGAAACTGGCCCGTGAGCGTAGCGCGGTCCTCTTTTCACTGCCGGATTACGAGCTGCTGGTGGATACGCCGCCCCACATCGGCGATCTGCTGGCCAAGCATGGCGTGGAGCGCATCGATGGCATCTTCCTGACCCACGAGCACTATGACCACGCGAGCGGGCTGGCAGACTTCGCCTACTGGAGCGACCGGGTTGACCTGCTGGTGGAGAAGGACCTCTACCGGCGCCTGGAACACCAGGGGCTGTTAAGCGGCCTGAAAAAGGTGGGGTTCCACGTGGTCTGTCGCCAGGGGGTGGCGATCCGATTCGATGGCTTCTTCCTCACCCCGTTCGCCGTGCTACACAGCGTCCCCTGTTTCGGCCTGGTCATCTATCACGAGGGACGAAAGATCGTACACGCCGCCGACAGCAGCGGCCAGCTCACGAACTACGCGCGCCGCCTGATCCGGGGCGCCGATCTGCTCATCGCGAGCACCCCCTTCTTCGAGAGCGATGGGAATCACCACCTGGATGTGCTAGGGGCCCTCCGGTGGAAGGAGGAGTTGGGGATCAGGAACCTCATCCTGACGCACATCAACCACCACAATCTGCCACACGACGAGCTGGTCGCCTATGTGGGTGAGTATGAAGACGTAAGCATCGCCTACGATGGCATGCTAATCAAGATCTGA
- a CDS encoding VWA domain-containing protein → MTSAYSRVWVAALLALAILLPGVHVSAQPAAQTADPYAPIDVVLLIDDSGSMSDWWADGRRPPNDPEGLRHSAARLFVDLARPGDRIAVISFHTTPTGYGAAAEGGFDVISDQASRDRLKAAIVQPTEPEDPMERLTDMRLALRMAQDILRRNQSGNRQFIVFLTDGRPYPTEQRPELFQVISELGQAHVPIFPILLGKDADPKVAERMALDTQSVVQEIDSPSDLLRAYATIYSYIQPNRYVDILDLVGGQIGTVKTSEEQGVTELNIVLPKARDAAAAFADLTHDGTSILGLDRLDNGATISRVTDQHYEMVTISHNSPLTGEWIAHALQAVGASGLVVAESVTTINLVYPHPAPGADSTATPRYYPVGKPIFLGATVQSGGALMTDLPLFARVEGVQYPMSTEGLMKDGSLYWAIVPAQPGIQPGQRTRIQIQIGDQVTPLRLRKEFVLEAGEFPPLIADSPTERSDGILEEGKLHLRVHFEGSPPPTEARVEAFIQDTNTGDVARILLACSEGVCEDKSFTPTQGRHYQVLFLATATTADGVVYNDFAEGSLTMRDALRLESLPSILDLGRVPLYQDSVERELTFSAYTEQPFQLKASVELQSATSGMRPGQLTVSLARPTHEGGNRYKTLLTLSGFDQLAPGQYTGTITFHAGGDLDVQPSSVPLKFSIPEPEIRLTMPGSVDLGEIQRPREPREFKIKAEFTEGTVSELEGVLANLTRDGQPVDADHFTVLVGQPVPQGDDSHIYTIPVRLSAIARPPAGVYRGEIVFSSPSGLSIEPRQVQVVFNVPQPEVILTLSGDVLDFGDVADLTRPTSVPVYMELRYIDSPPRIEATLSDVRHSGGSVQAASALTVRTGVIQQDGEGYRVPLLLSAEGKVPPGLYQGTIVLQAGEGVAVRPSKISFTVRQLTTLQALGRRLAPIGTFLRTWFWPLPPIRLTGFVGWLVLLVLINTGLRLRPAAPREGGVVIADATGETVTVPRNRPLYLVMGRDGVGFSTKQADRTRALAIVDLEQRVTGQSTRANWRAVLRANPTAPTQVRVAYWRPETGRWRLVGEQGRVLNPGTRFRIRLVESGDKFYFRYMDEG, encoded by the coding sequence ATGACGTCAGCTTACTCTCGCGTGTGGGTCGCGGCGCTTCTGGCTTTGGCCATCCTGTTGCCGGGCGTGCACGTGTCCGCCCAGCCGGCCGCGCAGACGGCCGATCCTTATGCCCCGATCGATGTGGTGCTTCTCATCGATGACTCGGGCAGCATGAGCGATTGGTGGGCCGATGGGCGGCGCCCTCCGAACGATCCTGAGGGGCTGCGTCACAGCGCCGCCCGGCTGTTCGTCGATCTGGCCCGCCCGGGAGATCGCATCGCGGTCATCTCGTTCCACACGACGCCGACCGGCTACGGGGCGGCCGCGGAGGGTGGATTCGACGTCATCTCCGACCAGGCTTCCCGAGATCGGCTGAAGGCCGCGATCGTGCAGCCCACGGAGCCTGAAGATCCCATGGAGCGGCTGACCGATATGCGGCTCGCCCTGCGCATGGCCCAGGACATCCTGCGACGGAACCAGTCGGGCAATCGTCAGTTTATCGTCTTCCTGACGGATGGTCGCCCCTATCCCACCGAGCAGCGACCGGAGTTGTTCCAGGTCATCTCCGAGCTGGGCCAGGCCCACGTGCCCATCTTCCCCATCCTGCTGGGTAAGGACGCCGACCCCAAGGTGGCGGAGCGGATGGCCCTGGATACCCAGAGCGTGGTGCAGGAGATCGATAGCCCGTCCGATCTGCTGCGCGCGTATGCCACGATTTATTCGTATATCCAGCCGAATCGATACGTGGACATCCTGGACCTGGTCGGCGGCCAGATTGGGACCGTGAAGACCAGCGAGGAACAGGGGGTAACGGAGCTCAACATCGTCCTGCCCAAGGCGCGGGATGCCGCCGCCGCGTTCGCCGATCTCACCCATGACGGCACATCGATCCTCGGCCTGGATCGCCTCGATAACGGGGCGACGATCAGCCGGGTCACCGATCAGCATTACGAGATGGTCACCATCTCCCACAACAGCCCGCTCACGGGCGAATGGATCGCGCACGCCCTGCAGGCCGTCGGGGCCAGCGGGCTGGTCGTCGCCGAGTCCGTCACCACCATCAATCTGGTCTATCCGCATCCGGCTCCGGGGGCGGACTCCACCGCCACGCCGCGCTACTATCCGGTGGGGAAGCCGATCTTCCTGGGCGCCACCGTGCAGAGTGGAGGTGCCCTGATGACCGATCTCCCGCTCTTCGCCCGCGTGGAAGGGGTGCAGTACCCGATGTCCACCGAGGGGCTGATGAAGGATGGATCGCTGTACTGGGCGATCGTGCCCGCGCAGCCGGGCATCCAACCTGGGCAGCGGACCCGGATCCAGATTCAGATCGGCGATCAGGTGACCCCGCTGCGGTTGCGGAAGGAGTTCGTCCTGGAGGCGGGCGAGTTCCCGCCCTTGATCGCGGACAGCCCCACCGAGCGCTCGGACGGGATCCTGGAGGAGGGCAAGCTGCATCTGCGTGTCCATTTCGAGGGATCGCCGCCGCCCACGGAGGCCCGGGTGGAGGCCTTCATCCAGGACACGAACACGGGGGACGTCGCCCGCATCCTCCTCGCCTGCTCGGAGGGGGTGTGCGAGGATAAGAGCTTCACGCCGACTCAAGGGCGACATTACCAGGTGCTGTTCCTCGCCACCGCTACGACAGCGGACGGGGTGGTGTACAACGATTTCGCCGAGGGCAGCCTGACCATGCGCGATGCGTTGCGCCTGGAGTCATTGCCCTCGATCCTGGATCTGGGGCGTGTGCCTCTCTATCAGGACTCCGTGGAGCGGGAGTTGACGTTCTCCGCCTATACGGAGCAGCCCTTCCAGCTGAAGGCCAGCGTGGAGTTGCAATCGGCCACATCGGGCATGCGGCCGGGCCAGTTGACGGTCAGCCTGGCCCGTCCCACCCATGAGGGGGGAAACCGCTACAAGACGCTGCTCACGCTCAGCGGCTTCGATCAGCTGGCCCCGGGACAGTACACGGGCACCATCACCTTCCATGCCGGGGGCGATCTGGATGTGCAGCCGTCCAGCGTGCCGCTCAAGTTCAGCATCCCGGAGCCGGAGATCCGGCTGACGATGCCCGGCTCCGTCGATCTGGGCGAGATCCAGCGGCCGCGTGAGCCGCGTGAGTTCAAGATCAAGGCGGAGTTCACCGAGGGCACAGTCTCGGAGCTGGAGGGGGTGTTGGCCAATCTGACCCGGGATGGGCAGCCCGTAGATGCCGATCACTTCACCGTGCTGGTCGGACAGCCCGTTCCGCAGGGGGATGACAGCCACATCTACACGATCCCGGTGCGGCTCTCCGCCATCGCCCGGCCGCCGGCCGGCGTCTATCGCGGCGAGATCGTCTTCTCGTCGCCGTCCGGGCTCTCCATTGAGCCGCGCCAAGTGCAAGTCGTCTTCAACGTCCCGCAGCCGGAGGTGATCCTGACCCTCAGCGGCGATGTGCTGGACTTCGGCGACGTGGCCGATCTCACGCGGCCGACCAGCGTGCCGGTTTACATGGAGCTGCGGTACATCGACAGCCCGCCTCGGATCGAGGCAACCCTGTCCGACGTGCGGCATTCCGGCGGCAGCGTGCAGGCGGCCAGCGCCCTGACCGTCCGGACGGGCGTGATCCAGCAGGACGGCGAGGGCTATCGCGTGCCGCTGCTCCTGAGCGCCGAGGGGAAGGTACCCCCCGGCCTGTATCAGGGCACGATCGTCTTGCAGGCCGGCGAGGGGGTTGCCGTCCGGCCGTCCAAGATCAGCTTCACTGTGCGCCAGCTGACCACCTTGCAGGCGTTGGGGCGTCGGCTGGCCCCCATTGGGACGTTCCTGCGCACCTGGTTCTGGCCGCTGCCGCCGATCCGGCTCACCGGGTTCGTGGGCTGGCTGGTGTTGTTGGTGCTCATCAACACCGGGCTGCGGCTGCGCCCTGCGGCGCCCCGGGAGGGCGGCGTGGTCATCGCCGACGCCACCGGGGAGACGGTCACCGTCCCGCGCAATCGCCCGCTGTATCTGGTGATGGGGCGGGATGGCGTGGGCTTCAGCACCAAGCAGGCGGATCGGACGCGGGCTCTGGCGATCGTGGACCTGGAGCAACGGGTGACCGGGCAGTCCACGAGAGCGAATTGGCGGGCCGTGCTACGCGCGAACCCAACCGCCCCCACTCAGGTTCGCGTGGCCTATTGGCGCCCGGAGACCGGGCGTTGGCGCCTGGTCGGTGAGCAGGGGCGTGTGCTGAATCCCGGCACCCGCTTCCGCATCCGGCTGGTCGAGAGCGGCGATAAGTTCTATTTCCGTTACATGGATGAGGGATGA
- a CDS encoding Crp/Fnr family transcriptional regulator, translating to MLVGRCYPKDAYIIHAGDPPDALYIVWIGQVKILRHSEEGRDIVLDVIGPGHMFGEMAVFDGMPYSASAQAMEDVAVVSISRPDFFRLLEQYPGVSLAVISELSRRLRNASDLVHSLAVERVERRIARMLLKLAASSARYKDNGLVIDLPLTRQDIADMTGTTVETAIRVMSRFRKEGLITTERGRVVVLDPEGLRAVAEER from the coding sequence ATGCTGGTCGGTCGATGCTACCCGAAAGACGCCTACATCATCCACGCAGGCGACCCCCCGGACGCTCTGTATATCGTTTGGATCGGCCAGGTCAAGATCTTGCGCCACTCCGAGGAGGGACGGGACATCGTCCTGGACGTGATCGGGCCGGGGCACATGTTCGGCGAGATGGCCGTCTTCGATGGGATGCCGTACAGCGCCAGTGCCCAGGCCATGGAGGATGTGGCCGTCGTCTCCATCTCTCGCCCTGACTTCTTCCGCCTGTTGGAGCAGTACCCGGGCGTGTCCCTGGCCGTGATCAGCGAGCTCAGCCGCCGCCTGCGCAACGCCAGCGATCTGGTGCACAGCCTGGCTGTGGAGCGGGTGGAGCGTCGTATCGCCCGCATGTTGCTCAAGCTGGCGGCCTCCAGCGCCCGATACAAGGACAACGGCCTGGTGATCGATCTTCCCCTCACACGTCAGGACATCGCCGACATGACCGGAACCACCGTGGAGACGGCGATTCGCGTGATGAGCCGGTTCCGCAAGGAGGGGCTCATCACCACTGAGCGCGGCCGCGTGGTCGTCCTCGACCCGGAAGGATTGCGTGCGGTCGCCGAGGAGCGCTGA
- a CDS encoding D-tyrosyl-tRNA(Tyr) deacylase: protein MRAVVQRVSEASVVVDGEVISSIGCGFLILLGITHSDGEEEAAYLARKIAGLRLFEDAQGKMNLSLIDVGGEALVVSQFTLYGDARKGRRPSFTAAARPEHAEPLVRRFVEHLQAAGVPTQTGRFQAHMAVHLCNDGPVTLILDTAQMRPSSS, encoded by the coding sequence ATGAGAGCCGTTGTACAGCGAGTCAGTGAGGCGTCCGTTGTGGTGGATGGGGAGGTCATCAGCTCCATTGGGTGTGGCTTCCTGATCCTGCTGGGGATCACCCATAGCGATGGCGAGGAGGAGGCTGCCTATCTCGCCCGCAAGATCGCCGGGTTGCGGCTCTTTGAGGACGCGCAGGGGAAGATGAATCTGTCCCTGATCGACGTCGGCGGCGAGGCGCTGGTGGTCTCTCAGTTCACGCTGTACGGTGATGCTCGCAAGGGGCGTCGGCCCAGCTTCACCGCCGCAGCCCGGCCGGAGCACGCGGAGCCGCTGGTGCGGCGCTTTGTGGAGCATCTGCAGGCAGCCGGGGTTCCCACGCAGACGGGGCGATTCCAGGCCCACATGGCCGTTCATCTGTGTAATGATGGGCCGGTCACGTTAATTCTGGATACGGCGCAGATGCGCCCTTCGTCTTCATGA
- a CDS encoding DMT family transporter, with the protein MVSRAASRRQLAADLTLLVVVAIWGATFVLVKDAVTDFPVFAFLSLRFGLAAVVLLPLAWREAPHRRPDRRLILQGSLMGLALFAGYGLQTLGLRLTTPARAGFITGLSVVLVPIGSAWFLRRPPSRTAIAGVSLATIGLALLSFDGDASTGLGDLLVLGCAVSFAAQVILTAAFAPGQPAMRLALVQIATVAVLSLIVSLLWERPWPAIGGQTIFAFAFTGVLATSFAFAAQTFAQRFTSPTHTALIFSLEPVFAVVSSRILIGERLTGQALVGSALILLGMLAAELGDLFWRGMSGRRRLAQEL; encoded by the coding sequence ATGGTCTCCCGCGCCGCATCGCGCCGCCAGCTCGCGGCCGATCTGACCCTGCTGGTCGTGGTCGCCATCTGGGGCGCGACGTTTGTGCTGGTCAAGGACGCCGTCACCGACTTCCCGGTCTTCGCCTTCCTGAGCCTGCGTTTCGGCCTGGCGGCGGTGGTCCTGCTGCCGCTGGCCTGGAGGGAAGCCCCCCACCGGCGACCTGACCGGCGGCTGATCCTGCAGGGCAGCCTGATGGGATTGGCCCTCTTCGCCGGATATGGCCTTCAAACGCTGGGGTTGCGCCTCACCACCCCAGCCAGGGCCGGATTCATCACCGGGCTCTCCGTAGTGCTGGTGCCCATAGGGTCCGCCTGGTTCCTGCGACGCCCACCCTCGCGCACCGCCATCGCCGGGGTCTCTCTGGCGACCATCGGGCTGGCTCTACTCTCCTTTGACGGGGATGCGAGCACCGGCCTAGGCGACCTGCTCGTGTTGGGGTGCGCGGTGAGCTTCGCCGCCCAGGTGATCCTGACGGCCGCTTTCGCGCCGGGCCAGCCGGCGATGCGCCTGGCGCTGGTGCAGATCGCCACCGTCGCCGTGCTGAGCCTGATCGTCTCCCTCCTGTGGGAGCGCCCCTGGCCAGCCATAGGGGGGCAGACCATTTTCGCCTTCGCGTTCACCGGCGTGCTGGCGACGTCATTCGCCTTCGCGGCCCAAACCTTCGCCCAGCGCTTTACCAGCCCAACGCATACGGCACTCATCTTCTCCCTGGAACCCGTCTTCGCGGTCGTGTCCAGCCGCATCCTCATCGGCGAGAGGCTGACGGGACAGGCCCTCGTGGGCAGCGCGCTGATCCTGTTGGGCATGCTGGCGGCCGAATTGGGGGATCTGTTCTGGAGGGGCATGAGCGGACGGCGCCGACTGGCGCAGGAGCTGTAG